A window of Centroberyx gerrardi isolate f3 chromosome 6, fCenGer3.hap1.cur.20231027, whole genome shotgun sequence genomic DNA:
ATATCCTGTCCTGACTCAAAGCGATCTTCTCCTCCTGAATGAACATCCGGTCGATCATCACCATCTCTGCCGAGGGGCCCAGTCTCTGCTCGGGTTCAAACCCCACACACCGTCAGTTCGAAATCAATtcagggggagggagaaaacTAAAGGGCCTAATCTGAGAATGCTGGTTCATAAACTTACCTTTGATTCTGCAAAGAGCAGATAGCGATATTTATCCAGCATGGCCTGGGTCCTTTTCAACAGCTGGCAGGAGACGCTCTCAAATTCATCATCCACTGCGCAGAGTAAGGGATGAAAATGTTAATGCAAATCATAAAATTGGGATTAGGCATCATAAGATTGTACTTCAGCTGTATGAGGATATGGAGTGGGTTACCTCTTTGATAGTCTTGAGAGGAGTTGGCAGTGCCCTGGTAGAGATGGTAAGGCAGCAGTCTGTGCAGTGAGTCCTCAAAGGAGTGGAAAGGAGCACTGTAGTTTGGGTGAAGCACTGAGCCCTGCTGTTTCCTCAGTTGCTCTAGCATCCTACAGAAAGATGCGTAAAACATATAAACCAGTTACAAAGATTTGATCCCATTAAGAGAAATCTCCACATAACCCTCTTGAATGACTGCAACACATACCTGGCTTCTTTACTGGGCTCTGCGCTGAAAGGCATCTTCATTGTTGCTGTCTGTAATGTGAGCAAAAGATAACACCGCTTAAATCGATAACACCGTTTTAAACACTCAGGTTGATGGTTCAATTTTGGATGCAGTTTTGAAAGACCTCATAAATGTGTACAGGCAGTGCAGTGAGGTATATGGGTATCCCCTTACCTGTGTTTGTACTGGAGCAGGGGGCTGTGGAGCAGGCATTTGGGTCAGACCTGCCGCCATCACCTGTATCTGCATCCCACCTTTCCCCAAAGCCATCCCTCCAACTGAGCTGATCACTCCTGGCTTTGGCTGAACCTGTGGGGCCAGTAGAAAAAGGAGTTACAGAAGGATTAaatcaaaaaacacaaacaaaactatgTCTGTGCACTTCAGTATTGAATGGTGGGAAAGACTAAAGAACGGTTAGCACATTATGCACAATAATCATCATTTACATCCCAGAAATGTGGGGCTTTCATCTGCAAAAAATTAATTGGCTTTGTAACGCTACCCACCTGTGCAGGCTGGGTAAGGCTAGCTGGAGTGACAGTCTGATTCACCAGTGCTCCGCCTGGTCCTTGGGCTCCTGAGAATACCTGTAAGTCACTTGATGCTAAAACAAGAGGAAACAAACCATTATGAGGAAGGAACACTTCAAGGAACATTCAGAGgactgtttgttttgtgtttactgtgcCTAACCTGTGACAGGAGTCTTGACCAGCACTGATGTCTGCTGCAACACCGGGGGAAGCTGAGCAGGCGTGCCAGCACTGGCTGATGATGATATCACCACTTTTTCAACAGGCACATCTTGCTGGGAGCTGAAGTGACCAGTGGCCAGAGcttgaggctgaggctgaggcagaggcagagcagGCTGCTTGGCCTGCAATAGTATGTTCTGCTGGACCTGAAAGAAGACCAGGACAGTTTATCAAGCTCTTTGGCCGAGATGCACCGATCAGGTTTTCTGGGCTGATTCCAATTGCCgattttttaacagtgtgattGGCTGATCACTGATCTGATCTTTGAAATGATGCGTTATACCAAGACTTTCTAATAATAATGGCACATCTCGTAAAAATGCACAAAAGTATAAATAGTAAAAGTCCAATATAGCACTGAACAGATTGTACTTACGGCTACATGACATAGCTGCCTTatgcatgtgtaaataaatcataggTTTAATCCAAACAAAAGTAATTATATGTTAGTGTGCTTGATGACTGAGGTGCTTACTCACCTACTGCCACTGGTAGTGCAGGGAAAGTTTTTCTTTGAGGCAGCATAggctctgccttctgtccaataTATTAAACCGTTTCTAATCTATGATCATAGGCTGTGAAATTCACCGCACACACACTAGCACTGCACACATTACTTACTGCAATAGCGTGAGCTGTAGCAGATATTATGAAAACTCGCCAAATGGACGACATGCCTACGCATCTAACGTTCTGCCGACAGCCGCAATTTGGCTCATACTTTTTATGGCATACGCTCCATCGCCTTCCTGATCTGGAAAATTactaaaaaactttttttttatcgtGCATTTGAAACAGTGATCAGCCATGACCTATTTAGAATGTTTATCGGCAGATCACGACCGGTGGCCGATTAGTCGGGCAGCCCTACAAAAAAGTAATCCACAAAGCAGGAaggtggaaaacaaaaaataaatatctgaaTACACAAAGTTATTATATTTATACGTGTATAATCACATTGCATTTTGCACTGATAAGCAACCTTTTATTGCAGTATATCGAGCTACTGATTTACCGTCTCGTTTTGTTAACTGATGTTTGTATGCTATATGTCAGGGAATTGTTATTGGTTTGATCACACTTTCATGCATTTTTAACTTTGTTAATTTTTTCCATAAACCTTGCCTGCAAATCAAATTTCTCTTAGGGGATAATGAAGTTTAAACTGAATTGGGACAATACCTGGTGCAGCTTGTCTAGCAGCTGTTTCTGTTGAGGCGAGGGCTGGGTGATGCCTGACAGCGTCTGAATTTGCGCCCCTACTAATTGCAGatggtgctgctgctctgccgTCAGGCCCGGGAGGGGAACCTGGGCTTTCACTACGGCACTGGCAGGGGCGCTGACAATGGGCGCGGTGAACTGGTGCTGTGCAGGCGGAGCTGACGGGGGCTTGGGAGAATGTGACATAGGAGGCATTTCTTGCTGGAAGGGAGCGGGCTGAGAGGCAGGCCGTGTCTGAGTCTGAAGCTGGACTTGAATGTGAGCCTGCTGGGACTGCGTCTGCTGAGCCTGGCTTTGAGGAGCCGGTTGGGGGGACCCGGGGATTTGGTTATGGACAATGAAGAGCGAGGGGTGAGACGAGGGTGTGCATGAGCGGGAGGGAGTTTGAGACTGGGGCTGAGGCTGAGAGGGAGGACGAGACTGCTGTTGATGGTGTGGTGACTGGATCTGCTGGCTCAGAGTAAGAGGAGACTGAGAGGGCTGGGGACTGTCTGCCAGCGGGGGCGCTGCAGCGTGAGTGGTCAGGACCGGTGAGGGGGACATGCTCTGGATCTTCAAGGGCTGTTGATGTCCGCTGGAGGGTACCTGAACAGGTGGAATCACAATATACTGATATATAATCTTTGGGCGCCAAAATTCATACACTTCAAGTTGGAAAAAAGTATTTCATACAACAATGCTAACAATATTTCAAAATGGGAAGAAAATAGGACATGAAGCACGAAATCACACACAACTAGCAGTTCTGCATGCATATATCGTAAATATCACTACAGTACAAAGTTCAAGTGTTGCCATTAGCTATAAAACTACACAAATGTGGGTAAAACAACACCAAACAACACAAAAGCAAAGTATTAGACTTTATAATCTAGTCGTTGCTTATATGAGTGGTAGAAGCCCATTGATTTTGTCCAGTGTCTGAGGAGGATTACATATAAAAAGGGAGCAATGATCATTTGGCGAGCCAAAAGAAAACAGTTGACACAAGCAAGAAGTCAAGATCTGCGGGCCTGTGATGGTAGAGTAGAAGGTGATCTGAAGACTtcagggaagggggggggggagcgggtaATTTGGTTTGGGGGTCGTTACACTGGTCAGACTAGTAGTTACAAGGGGTAGTGTAAGTGTAAGCACAGGGTGTAGCTGAAGAGTCTTAATGAGAAGTGCAGGGTTGAGGAGTGTGGATTACTTGACTATGGGTAGATGAAAATGCCAGTCATTGGTCACTAATGCAGTTGATGAAGGTGAGTCGACTGAACGTGATCAAGCAGAGTGTTAGTCAAGAGGTGAAGTTGCACTCTTGGATGGCTCTTCTATGAGGCACGAGCATTATATTTGTTACAAAATATAGTTTTGGATGAAAAACATGGCATAACCCAAATTAGTGAAACAATTAATGATAAACTTTagttagaaaaagaaagagcagGCACTTACTGTGAATTTGCCAACACAGAATTCTATGGAGATGCATACAGCTAAACATTAAAATACCACAGTGGCCAACACACATTATTATGGACAGCTGGAATGATCATGCTTTTACGAGTAATGAAATGATGTTACAAACCCACAGAAGGTGCAAACAAACAAGGAGGGATTTTTGAGCGTAGGAATTGCATAGCACTTGTGATAGCAATGGAAGAAATGGCTAGTGCAGAAGAGAAGTACAGAGCAGGAATGGAGAAAGGTAAGATTGCTGGAACCAACAATGCCCTAACGCagtggcggcagcagcagcaacaagtGGGTGGGGCTTAACATAAAGGGGCAATTCTACCTGCTTTACCACTGCTGTCATGTGGGAGGGGCCGGGGGAGgggctgtggctctgacccacCCGAGAGTCAGCTAATTGGCTGTCATGGACTGAGGGGGCCGGAGCAGTGATGCTGTTGCTGCTGACGATAACAGACGCTGGTACGCCCACAGAGGGGGTTGAGTCATTCTCTGTTTGGTGGTGCTGCTCCTGATACGAGTACATTTACCAATTCAggacgagggagggagggaggaaggggattggagggaagggggagtaAAATAGTAAACCAAAGAGGTCAGACCAAGATATCACTCCGTGcatgttatcttttttttttttttagccaatgTTAACTGTACACAATCAAAGTAAACATGCAAAGAGTGGAACACTGACCTGTTGCAGGAACATTTGAAGAGACTCCTGGCTCAGGATCATGCTGGAGCCCTGGTTGGTGAACAGCACCCTCCCTGGGCTGTGCTGGACCTGAGGGGCCAGCCCCACCGCTGtcacagaggaagaggtggacACAGACATGGACGGAGAGGAGCAGGGGACCGAGCTTGGCGTGGAAACAGTGGGAGCTGGTTGCATGGCGAGGATGGAGGACTGTGGTACGTGCTGCTGAGTGGGATGAGCAGCCTGGTCTGTGGAGCTTCCCAACACGGTGACGCACTCTCCAGACTGTCCCTGGGCCATGGCTGCTGcacctgtgctgctgctgctggggacCCCACCAGCCTGGGGCTGAAGGGCCGGCTGAAGGCTGACTGCAGGACTCAGCCCCTCCACCTGACTCAGCATGGTCAGGGAGTTCTGGATGGGCATGCCCTGGATGACTGTCTGGGCATGACCTGAGACAGGGTGGCTCTGGGTCTGGCTCTGACTCTGAGCCAGTGAGACAGGCATCTGAAAGAGGGTTGGTGGGCCCATCTGGCCAGACTGGAGCTGGATGGGTCCAGAGAGGATGTGGGCGGCCCCAGGGTGGCCCTGTGAGGTCAACACCTGGCCCAAGTTGATATTCTGGTTCGCAGCTAGGATCTGGTTGGCAATGAGCTGTCCACCAGGACCCTGACTGGTTATGATGTGGCCCCCAGGGTGCTGGGTCAGGATCTGCCCACCTGCCTGTAGCTGCGGCAGGAGAAATTGGTGGTTCTGACCTTGCAGAACGGTCTGGGAGGGAATGACGATGCTGCCTGATTGGTTTAACAAGTGCACACTGAGGGGCTTGCCAGATGGTTGCGCTGCTTGCTGCTTGAATAGGGCTTGTTGGAACTGAGGGCCTTGTGATGTAGCTTGTGTACTCAGGACAACATTGGAGCCTGGCTTTCCTGTCAGGAAGGCTACATtctgagcagcagaaacaggGATTTGCTGCAGCCCTAGAGCCTTGTTGGCATCATTTTGCAGGGAGTGGGGTGCTGGCTgtggcggctgctgctgctgtttgaagaGTTTGGGTTGGATGGCTCCCCCTTGAGGAGGTTTGGGCTGAATGGGTGTTGGTGTACGTTGGATGATGACGTTCTGCATGATTTGGCCTTGAGTTTGTGTTTGGGGTCCAATTCCTGTACTTAGAGAGGTGCTGCCAAAGCCCACAAGCCCAGCAGGAGCAGTCATCGTGCcaccactgctgctgtttgtgctACTGACACAAACGGCCGGTCCATTTAAAGCTGGAGATCCCAAAGTGGCTTTGCCACCTTGGATCAGAAGTCCACCTCCAGAGCTGAGAACTGAGCCTCCAAGCCCAGCCTGAGTCCCTGCACCTGATACCTCTGGCCCAGACTGGTGCAGCTGGTAACCACCCATAGCTTTAGCCAGGATTGGCTGCCCAGACTGGTTGATAGTCATGACTGTGGGCTGGCCCACAACCTGAATCTGTCCAATACCCAAATGTCCAGACTGACTCCCATTAGGAAGAGCTTGGAGACTTGAAATGGGTTGAAGAGTCACATTTCCCAGGCCCACAGGCTGCATAAATGGTTGAACACTAATGGTCTTGTTCATGACCTGGGGTTGAAGCTGCAGGCCCTGGTGAGCCAGCACTGACCCCAGCATGTCAGCTGTGGCATTGGGAGGAGTAGCAGTGGAACTAGGGCCTGACCCAGGGAAGattgctgctgctcctccaacaCCAACTCCTATGCCTACACCAACAGCAGCGCCTCCAGCCCCAGAGAGGCTGGCATCAGGCAGTGTCTGAACCACCTGTGTAAGGCCTGGAATCCCAAAGGAGCCCAGGTCCAgctcagcctcagcctcctgCAAGCTTTGCTCTGTGATGTTGGCTTCAGCCAAACTCTGCTGCAGGATGTCACATGGCTCGTGATTTGTCCCAATGCCATTGCTCCCGCCTTCACCACCTGGGGATCCTCCCAGGATGTCATCATCCTCCAGGAAGTCCAGGTCCACACTGACTCTGGGCAGGCCTGCCGGCTCACTGGCCGACAGCTGGACTGTGGGCTGGACCTCTGGAACATGGCCctagaaggaagggaggaagaaaagtgAAACCAGGTGATGGATGAATTTTGATGATGAGATGGGATGGAGGAGTATAACTGCCTGAACATAGAGATGTTGACGTAACAGGCCCCACAAAAACGTTTGAGGTCACATCATAGCCGATCAAAGCTTGAAGAGTATAGATGTGTGTTAGTGGAAAGGGAGGGTGTTGGGAGATGCATGCTACATACATGGATAGAAAACAGAAGGAAGGGGATTGGGGGATTTTACTCACCCCAGTGGTAGAGAAGAACGAGCTGGAGGGGTCACTCGAACCATCCAAAAGGTCGTCAGTGTCCAACTACAGACACACCCACCCAGGATAGGATAGACAGAAACCAAAGGCACCCAAACCAGCAGGCAAAAGCAACcaggacagagaaacagacggACCATCAAACAGAGGAGGGTAAAGAAAGGACAGTACACAAACCAGAGAACCAGCGGAAAGATAAGGGATAGAGGGGCAAAAGAATGGGAATAACAGAGTTGGGAAGCGTTAGTATTAGCATTTCTCATTTTGTGAATTAGCCTAATAAAGGGGGAAGGCAGGCTGAAACCATAAAAAGTGCACTCAAAAAGCAAAGACGACCATAAGCAGAGAGAGCCCATTGAGAGTAGAACAGAAAATCAGCAGGGAGGGACGTGGTTTGAAGGGTGCATCAAAGCGTAATCTGTGAGCGACTGGAATACGTCATGTGAGCCTCGTCATGTCAATTACAAACAAGTGTTGTAACTGTAAATCATAAACCTAGTAGATGCGACTTCTTCCACTACAGTATCTCTCATACTCACATGGGTCTCAGATCCATGAAGAAAGTCATTGAGAGCTTCTGGGTCACTGCGGGAGAAAGTAGTATGATTCAGACGGGTGCAGGAAATGACTGAGATGACTGAACAACCCATCCAAATATCACACTGCTCTTGCACTGCCTTAACAATGACTTACCAAATTACATCTAGCAGGCACCTGCCGTCTTCATCATCCATGACAACTGcaaaagatgaaaaatgttCCAGAGTTCAACAAAGACAAAGGATTAGCCTACTTCTTTCATAATACTTAAACTCCACATGGGTatataaaaatttaaaaaaagaacacaaacaaaactaaatatacccacccctccacccccaaacAAAAAACCTGAATAATGTCAACTATGTGTACATTAAGTTACATTGTTATATGGACAACCACACAATAGCCGTTTGATATTTTGACTCCATACTCAATACTTTGGCTGTTAAATGGCACCAGGAGGTTTGAGTGTAGACTGATAGCTGTATTTTGACAGGATTTTGAGCCATATCTGATAAACAATTAAAGAACTGCAGCCTGTTTTCACATGGTCCCCTATCTCAGGGTGCCATAGAGTATTGAGTAGTCATTTTTAATATGGAGTCAGACATTGGGCTAATATGGTGTACAACAATATAATgcatgccatttggtggattcTTTTATCCAAATCTCTGTACAATACCAGGATCGCCagcatttttagcatgggtggtcCACTGTGTCCAcagttagtgccatgctctacccactaACCTGTACAGGATCACCAAAGTCTTCTGTAGCCCATAAATATCCCCAACTTCCAGATTGTCATTCCAGCCTTTTCAATATTGCAGAGAACTAAGCTGTGACTCTAAATTACCCTGAAGCAGCATAAAGTACATTGTTGGCTAAATGCGTCCAAGTAAATAAGAATGTGAGTTGTCAAACCAGCTTCAAATCAAGATGCAACAGAGTTTAAAGAAATAAGTACCttaatttattttgtctccCTACTAATTCCATCACAGTCCATCTAGAGAGCCTGTAGTTCTTTCGACTCGCCTTCAGATATGGCTGAAAATATTATCAAATTAAAACTAAGAGTGTGCAGTTTAATCTCATAATCCTTGTGCTTTCCACATTCAAATTATGAGTACTGAAACAAATCATTCTACAGTGTACTGCTGTCCAAACACTCACGGAGCTCGCTGTGGGTCTTGTGTGCAAGCAGAGGGGCAAGGCAGAAAGGCTGATGGACTTAACCCCATTTTATCTTTGTAAACAATTATTGCAATGAGGTtctcagattaaaaaaaacaatcaaaactcACATTTATACACGTAAACTCATCTTCTTCATTGGTGGGAACAGGACATCTTTTATATAACCAATAACAAGCACTTCTACTGCTGTTACGGAGTCTTGTCATGAGATCAAGCAGCAGAGATGTTACACATCAAGGAGCAGCGGATCGCAATAGACAACAAACTGAAAACGCGCGTTTTTCGCCAGTCTGACAAGATTTTGGGTGCGGGCGCTTGCTGTATTTACCACAAGGTTCAACAACAGTGTAGAGTACTTTCAGTAACACAAACACGAGTCACCTAAATTTGTGATACATGATAGAGGCTATAAAGGGAGCGTATCCCCGGTTGCCGCTCTAAAAAGGCAGCGATCGTAGCCATTACTCGGTCACAGCAGAAGCAGTGCGCAGGATATGAATGGAGACACTGCAAGCGGCTTGCTACAAGCTAGCTGGTGTTTTCAAATAGCTTTGCATGCATATTTTGCCAGTTCATCAAAATCCGTAGCATTTTCTGGCCACATAACTGACAAAATCTTTCAAATTGATGAGATAATATATTTCTACgatctgtttctcctctgttttcagCATTTTGATGCATCTGGATTGAATTTCGTTAGCCTAGCTGGTTAGCCTGCTAAGCTAGCCAGCTATCAACAATATTCAGACGTACAGCTAGCTAATGCCTTTGACATTCAAAACAAACCACCGTGTGACATAATCAAATCACTTGTATTGCACAGCAGCACCTCATTTCAACTAAGACAACACGGTATTGTTTGCTAAGAAGTGTGGACGCAATTGCGTAGCAAGCTATCTATCTCTCCTTGCAAGCAAAATATGAGTTAATGTTGGAATACTCTTGGATCAGGGGGGTATGCTTGGGAATTCGGTGGAAAATGACCATGTTTGCCTGGTCATGCAGGACTGTGGCATTCTTATTACGGCAGATGTGGAGTTCGCGACCCCTTTGCAGTATGCAAATACTGCAGCTTTATTACAGTTATTCGGATTAATAGAGAAATTGCTACATTGTAACAAACTCACCCGAGACGATAGAGGTGCAGGCAGCGCGGGGTCTCCAGGACAGCCTCGCACGGGCTGCTGTACAGGACCCAACTACAGGCAGGAAACAGGAGACCTCTCCTTCGCCTGATTAAAACCTGGGCTTCGTCAGTATGCTTTACTTTAGCAAGCTGTAATTCCTCGAAATTTGGGGTTTTGTACAGTGCAGTGGGAATTATATTAGCCCCCTGTCTGTCTTAATTTTAAACATTAGTCACACTGAATTTGGTCAGATCATTTTTTGTGATATGTAGTCGTTAAAGAGGGCGAGAGAAAATAACAACAGAGGAAGCACcaactttgttgtcatttttttctgtttggtgTGCACTGTAAGGTAATCAAACATGCAATCTTCAGGTACAAAAAACGAATACCCCAAATTAACTTAACCCAGTTAAAGGTGTAATTAGGGCCAACTGTTTAAATACTTTGGTTAACAATCAGGCCTGATTTGGGCCAGTCCTGCCCAGTATAAATCTGTCAAACTCCAGCCTTTACCATCAGAGTGAGACGGAGAGCATTGGCCTACAGGTCCTGGAGGTAGTTTATATCAtccctttaaa
This region includes:
- the bicra gene encoding BRD4-interacting chromatin-remodeling complex-associated protein isoform X2 gives rise to the protein MDDEDGRCLLDVICDPEALNDFLHGSETHGHVPEVQPTVQLSASEPAGLPRVSVDLDFLEDDDILGGSPGGEGGSNGIGTNHEPCDILQQSLAEANITEQSLQEAEAELDLGSFGIPGLTQVVQTLPDASLSGAGGAAVGVGIGVGVGGAAAIFPGSGPSSTATPPNATADMLGSVLAHQGLQLQPQVMNKTISVQPFMQPVGLGNVTLQPISSLQALPNGSQSGHLGIGQIQVVGQPTVMTINQSGQPILAKAMGGYQLHQSGPEVSGAGTQAGLGGSVLSSGGGLLIQGGKATLGSPALNGPAVCVSSTNSSSGGTMTAPAGLVGFGSTSLSTGIGPQTQTQGQIMQNVIIQRTPTPIQPKPPQGGAIQPKLFKQQQQPPQPAPHSLQNDANKALGLQQIPVSAAQNVAFLTGKPGSNVVLSTQATSQGPQFQQALFKQQAAQPSGKPLSVHLLNQSGSIVIPSQTVLQGQNHQFLLPQLQAGGQILTQHPGGHIITSQGPGGQLIANQILAANQNINLGQVLTSQGHPGAAHILSGPIQLQSGQMGPPTLFQMPVSLAQSQSQTQSHPVSGHAQTVIQGMPIQNSLTMLSQVEGLSPAVSLQPALQPQAGGVPSSSSTGAAAMAQGQSGECVTVLGSSTDQAAHPTQQHVPQSSILAMQPAPTVSTPSSVPCSSPSMSVSTSSSVTAVGLAPQVQHSPGRVLFTNQGSSMILSQESLQMFLQQVPSSGHQQPLKIQSMSPSPVLTTHAAAPPLADSPQPSQSPLTLSQQIQSPHHQQQSRPPSQPQPQSQTPSRSCTPSSHPSLFIVHNQIPGSPQPAPQSQAQQTQSQQAHIQVQLQTQTRPASQPAPFQQEMPPMSHSPKPPSAPPAQHQFTAPIVSAPASAVVKAQVPLPGLTAEQQHHLQLVGAQIQTLSGITQPSPQQKQLLDKLHQVQQNILLQAKQPALPLPQPQPQALATGHFSSQQDVPVEKVVISSSASAGTPAQLPPVLQQTSVLVKTPVTASSDLQVFSGAQGPGGALVNQTVTPASLTQPAQVQPKPGVISSVGGMALGKGGMQIQVMAAGLTQMPAPQPPAPVQTQTATMKMPFSAEPSKEARMLEQLRKQQGSVLHPNYSAPFHSFEDSLHRLLPYHLYQGTANSSQDYQRVDDEFESVSCQLLKRTQAMLDKYRYLLFAESKRLGPSAEMVMIDRMFIQEEKIALSQDRILAKERPEEYVANARMLESVAVSSQQQPSSVEPSSVSGGVAAAAPAPAPAGPAPAPLPSVAPNPTPAPTPTPAPAPAPSPAPFPPTKLVIKQGGGGASVSWSSSCPPAPAAGSRLVAEPANQSSSFSRAPTASSSFSSSSSSFTSRAADDDDALPQRTSKPPIKTYEARRRIGLKLKIKQDQTGFGKVVHNTALDPVHTPQPQQSSQSASQPQTQPQSQPQAAVPHPKARPVATPPTTVIRTQSPACTASSSSSVTIATTQSNPPLRGTAPPSTAPSSSSSSPHTWSSSTSSISSSSSTQMNGTLEHHDVGGVKRNPASTATPPQTTCRLPLRKTYRENISPRVRPGVPGGGDESLSYPRPTPSPPRPEASSPSSERTVIASVKVEKRGREASHTESSHEGGRLGSAMQGLEQMEEVFNRGIKTTQHHHLPHLPDKEEAKEKEEQHTDKETDISQYKRASGKNRQRAGGTFRMDQHAPGPPSPESSCTRDSSLPAKRCKSDSPDMDNASFSSGSPPDDSLNEHLQCAIDSILNLQQGPSARGHHLKGGSGRPHQHQSQRPGGSAASSHRPSVPPSSSSTSSSSSLAQHPQVGGRGHNGSLVPQTQSR
- the bicra gene encoding BRD4-interacting chromatin-remodeling complex-associated protein isoform X1 → MDDEDGRCLLDVICDPEALNDFLHGSETHGHVPEVQPTVQLSASEPAGLPRVSVDLDFLEDDDILGGSPGGEGGSNGIGTNHEPCDILQQSLAEANITEQSLQEAEAELDLGSFGIPGLTQVVQTLPDASLSGAGGAAVGVGIGVGVGGAAAIFPGSGPSSTATPPNATADMLGSVLAHQGLQLQPQVMNKTISVQPFMQPVGLGNVTLQPISSLQALPNGSQSGHLGIGQIQVVGQPTVMTINQSGQPILAKAMGGYQLHQSGPEVSGAGTQAGLGGSVLSSGGGLLIQGGKATLGSPALNGPAVCVSSTNSSSGGTMTAPAGLVGFGSTSLSTGIGPQTQTQGQIMQNVIIQRTPTPIQPKPPQGGAIQPKLFKQQQQPPQPAPHSLQNDANKALGLQQIPVSAAQNVAFLTGKPGSNVVLSTQATSQGPQFQQALFKQQAAQPSGKPLSVHLLNQSGSIVIPSQTVLQGQNHQFLLPQLQAGGQILTQHPGGHIITSQGPGGQLIANQILAANQNINLGQVLTSQGHPGAAHILSGPIQLQSGQMGPPTLFQMPVSLAQSQSQTQSHPVSGHAQTVIQGMPIQNSLTMLSQVEGLSPAVSLQPALQPQAGGVPSSSSTGAAAMAQGQSGECVTVLGSSTDQAAHPTQQHVPQSSILAMQPAPTVSTPSSVPCSSPSMSVSTSSSVTAVGLAPQVQHSPGRVLFTNQGSSMILSQESLQMFLQQVPSSGHQQPLKIQSMSPSPVLTTHAAAPPLADSPQPSQSPLTLSQQIQSPHHQQQSRPPSQPQPQSQTPSRSCTPSSHPSLFIVHNQIPGSPQPAPQSQAQQTQSQQAHIQVQLQTQTRPASQPAPFQQEMPPMSHSPKPPSAPPAQHQFTAPIVSAPASAVVKAQVPLPGLTAEQQHHLQLVGAQIQTLSGITQPSPQQKQLLDKLHQVQQNILLQAKQPALPLPQPQPQALATGHFSSQQDVPVEKVVISSSASAGTPAQLPPVLQQTSVLVKTPVTASSDLQVFSGAQGPGGALVNQTVTPASLTQPAQVQPKPGVISSVGGMALGKGGMQIQVMAAGLTQMPAPQPPAPVQTQTATMKMPFSAEPSKEARMLEQLRKQQGSVLHPNYSAPFHSFEDSLHRLLPYHLYQGTANSSQDYQRVDDEFESVSCQLLKRTQAMLDKYRYLLFAESKQRLGPSAEMVMIDRMFIQEEKIALSQDRILAKERPEEYVANARMLESVAVSSQQQPSSVEPSSVSGGVAAAAPAPAPAGPAPAPLPSVAPNPTPAPTPTPAPAPAPSPAPFPPTKLVIKQGGGGASVSWSSSCPPAPAAGSRLVAEPANQSSSFSRAPTASSSFSSSSSSFTSRAADDDDALPQRTSKPPIKTYEARRRIGLKLKIKQDQTGFGKVVHNTALDPVHTPQPQQSSQSASQPQTQPQSQPQAAVPHPKARPVATPPTTVIRTQSPACTASSSSSVTIATTQSNPPLRGTAPPSTAPSSSSSSPHTWSSSTSSISSSSSTQMNGTLEHHDVGGVKRNPASTATPPQTTCRLPLRKTYRENISPRVRPGVPGGGDESLSYPRPTPSPPRPEASSPSSERTVIASVKVEKRGREASHTESSHEGGRLGSAMQGLEQMEEVFNRGIKTTQHHHLPHLPDKEEAKEKEEQHTDKETDISQYKRASGKNRQRAGGTFRMDQHAPGPPSPESSCTRDSSLPAKRCKSDSPDMDNASFSSGSPPDDSLNEHLQCAIDSILNLQQGPSARGHHLKGGSGRPHQHQSQRPGGSAASSHRPSVPPSSSSTSSSSSLAQHPQVGGRGHNGSLVPQTQSR